A stretch of DNA from Maridesulfovibrio sp.:
GCAGAACAATAGGCGGCCCGGCAAAAATGGCCGTTTTCGCCTCCGGTTTCATGGGCTCCGTGTCCGGAAGTGCTGTTGCAAACACAGTCGGGACCGGCTCCATAACCATTCCCATGATGAAAAAGACCGGCTTTTCCAGCAAATTTGCCGGAGCTGTTGAAGCTGCTGCCTCCACGGGCGGTCAGCTCATGCCCCCGATCATGGGAGCCGGCGCATTCATCATGAGCCAGTGGACTCAGATTCCATACCTGACCATTGTCGCGGTGGCCTTCATCCCGGCCATAATGTATTTTGTGAGCGTGGCCTTTTTCGTCCATCTCAGGGCCAAAAAGATGGGCATCAAACCGATTCCAGAGAAAGATATCCCCAAGATAGGCGAAGTGCTGAAACACGGATGGAACTTTTTCCTCCCCATCGGTGTACTCATGGGATTGCTGATGGTGGGGTATACTCCCACATTTTCGGCCTGCGGCGGTATCGTGGCCATCGTAGTCGCCAGTTGGATCAATCCCAAAACCCGCATGTCCTTACGCGACATCATGGACGCTCTGGCATCCGGCGGGCAGAACATGGTTACCACCGGTGTAATCCTGCTCTGTTCCGGCATAGTAGTCGGGGTGGTTCTGATGGTCGGTATGGGAATCAAATTCTCCATGCTGATCACCATGGTCGCAGGAAACAGCCTGATGCTCACCATCATTATGGTAGCTCTGGCATCCCTCATTTTGGGCATGGGACTGCCTGTAACCGCTTCCTACATTGTTCTTGCGGTCCTGGCTGCTCCGGCCATGCAGATGCTCGGCACAAGCCTTCTGGCTGCCCACATGCTCATCTTCTGGTACTCGCAGGATGCCAACGTTACTCCGCCGGTCTGTCTGGCGGCTTACAGCGCCTCGGGCATATCCGGCTCCAAGCCGCTTGAGACAGGATTTGAGTCATGGAAGATAGCCAAGGGGCTGTACATCATTCCGCTCCTGTTCTGCTATACGCCCATCCTCTTTGAAGGCCCATGGTGGCAGGTGGCCGAAACCGTTGTGACGGCCACAGCCGGTCTGTTCTGCTTCGCAGTATTCTTTGAAGGGTTCAACACACATGCTCTGAACAAAATTCAGCGTTTGTTATACGCAGGAACAGCCGTAATGCTGCTCTGGCCGGATATGCGCCTGCATGCAGCCGGTGCGGTGCTGCTGGTGATCATGGTCATGCGCGAACGTGCCACAGTAAAAAAAGAGGCGCTGGAAACGGCCTGACACTTATAGTCGGTCACGTAACCAATGACGGATAGATCACGCCCCCCTGTTCTGCACAGAACAGGGGGGCTTTGTTTGGTGATCCACAGACGGGAAAAACGAAGACTCAAAAGTTTCAATTTTGAAACTTCCCAATATTGACTCCCCTGTGGTATTACTAGGCAGAACTTCTGACTAATATTTTTCACGGAGGT
This window harbors:
- a CDS encoding TRAP transporter permease, translating into MADSTSQKPAVKKDSGGETLAIKRVFEGRTATLLYVTGIICSLFHLWVNTIGIMPEIQRNAVHYSFMLFIGFLQYPMLKRHARQCLPVDYFLAILAFCVGLYLVFFEDALHMRNEVPVMADLIAAGLAIILLMEITRRTTGLLIPILSIIFLTYGLGGGSYLSGLWNFPGVTVERMLYRMYFAPDGIFGTIATISSTFVFLFVLFASFLIKSGAGEFIINLALATMGRTIGGPAKMAVFASGFMGSVSGSAVANTVGTGSITIPMMKKTGFSSKFAGAVEAAASTGGQLMPPIMGAGAFIMSQWTQIPYLTIVAVAFIPAIMYFVSVAFFVHLRAKKMGIKPIPEKDIPKIGEVLKHGWNFFLPIGVLMGLLMVGYTPTFSACGGIVAIVVASWINPKTRMSLRDIMDALASGGQNMVTTGVILLCSGIVVGVVLMVGMGIKFSMLITMVAGNSLMLTIIMVALASLILGMGLPVTASYIVLAVLAAPAMQMLGTSLLAAHMLIFWYSQDANVTPPVCLAAYSASGISGSKPLETGFESWKIAKGLYIIPLLFCYTPILFEGPWWQVAETVVTATAGLFCFAVFFEGFNTHALNKIQRLLYAGTAVMLLWPDMRLHAAGAVLLVIMVMRERATVKKEALETA